The following are from one region of the Georgenia sp. M64 genome:
- the hisI gene encoding phosphoribosyl-AMP cyclohydrolase — protein MPENPTLDPSVADRLKRDEHGLVCAVVQQHDTGEVLMVGWMDDEALRRTLTSGRATYWSRSRQEYWRKGDTSGHVQHVVSVALDCDGDALLVRVDQVGVACHTGTRTCFEAGGDLGAVVGDVS, from the coding sequence GTGCCCGAGAACCCCACCCTCGACCCGTCCGTCGCCGACCGCCTCAAGCGTGACGAGCACGGCCTGGTCTGCGCCGTCGTCCAGCAGCACGACACCGGCGAGGTGCTCATGGTCGGCTGGATGGACGACGAGGCCCTGCGCCGGACCCTCACCAGCGGCCGGGCGACGTACTGGTCGCGCTCGCGCCAGGAGTACTGGCGCAAGGGGGACACCTCCGGGCACGTCCAGCACGTCGTCTCCGTGGCGCTGGACTGCGACGGCGACGCCCTGCTCGTGCGCGTCGACCAGGTCGGCGTCGCGTGCCACACCGGCACCCGGACCTGCTTCGAGGCCGGCGGCGACCTCGGCGCCGTCGTCGGGGACGTCTCGTGA
- a CDS encoding TIGR03085 family metal-binding protein, whose translation METEREALVQTLRGADPDAPTLCEGWSVRHLLAHLVEREQEPARYAADMAATRLGREPGAEPFLSRLAGSAVTAPGYAALVDRFAGGGSRIVALGDRAHLIEYVVHHEDVRRAGAEPAEPRVLPPDLVRAVWQHLGALARTAYRSSPVGVVLVVPGGPRKVVRRGADAVVVSGDPVEQALFALGRREVADVEILGAPETVARFEEWADQA comes from the coding sequence ATGGAGACCGAGCGCGAGGCGCTGGTGCAGACCCTGCGCGGGGCGGACCCCGACGCGCCCACACTGTGCGAGGGCTGGTCCGTGCGGCACCTGCTCGCCCACCTCGTCGAGCGGGAGCAGGAGCCGGCGCGCTACGCCGCGGACATGGCGGCCACCCGGCTCGGCCGCGAGCCCGGTGCGGAACCCTTCCTGTCGCGGCTGGCCGGCTCCGCCGTCACCGCGCCGGGGTACGCCGCGCTGGTGGACCGGTTCGCCGGCGGGGGCTCGCGCATCGTGGCGCTCGGCGACCGCGCCCACCTGATCGAGTACGTCGTCCACCACGAGGACGTGCGCCGGGCGGGCGCGGAGCCGGCCGAGCCGCGCGTCCTGCCCCCCGACCTCGTCCGGGCGGTGTGGCAGCACCTCGGTGCGCTCGCGCGCACGGCCTACCGGTCCTCCCCGGTGGGTGTCGTGCTCGTCGTTCCCGGCGGTCCGCGCAAGGTGGTGCGCCGCGGCGCCGACGCCGTCGTCGTCTCCGGCGACCCGGTGGAGCAGGCGCTGTTCGCGCTGGGACGCCGCGAGGTCGCCGACGTGGAGATCCTCGGTGCCCCTGAGACCGTGGCGCGGTTCGAGGAGTGGGCGGACCAGGCCTGA
- the trpC gene encoding indole-3-glycerol phosphate synthase TrpC: MTVLDEIIAGVREDLAEREAKRPLEVLKDMAQRRDGAKDAVAALRGEHQAVTIISEVKRSSPSKGALADIADPAGLAAEYEAGGAAVISVLTEGRRFGGSLEDLAAVRAAVNVPVLRKDFVVTPYQVWEARAYGADLVLLIVSALEQTVLTSLVERVHSLGMTALVEVHDREEAVRAVDAGARVVGVNARDLRTLQVDRGVFAQVVDVLPKGVLRVAESGVRGPHDVLDYARAGADAVLVGEALVTQGNPRQAVADMVAAGSHPSLRAVRR; the protein is encoded by the coding sequence GTGACCGTGCTGGATGAGATCATCGCCGGGGTCCGGGAGGACCTCGCCGAGCGTGAGGCGAAGCGGCCCCTCGAGGTCCTCAAGGACATGGCCCAGCGCCGGGACGGGGCCAAGGACGCCGTCGCCGCGCTGCGCGGTGAGCACCAGGCCGTCACGATCATCTCCGAGGTCAAGCGGTCCAGCCCCTCCAAGGGTGCGCTCGCCGACATCGCCGACCCGGCCGGCCTCGCCGCCGAGTACGAGGCCGGTGGCGCCGCCGTCATCTCCGTCCTCACCGAGGGCCGCCGCTTCGGCGGCTCCCTCGAGGACCTCGCCGCGGTGCGCGCGGCCGTGAACGTGCCCGTGCTCCGCAAGGACTTCGTCGTCACGCCCTACCAGGTGTGGGAGGCCCGGGCCTACGGTGCCGACCTCGTCCTGCTGATCGTCTCCGCCCTCGAGCAGACCGTGCTCACCTCCCTCGTCGAGCGGGTGCACTCCCTGGGCATGACCGCACTCGTCGAGGTGCACGACCGTGAGGAGGCCGTGCGCGCCGTGGACGCCGGCGCCCGGGTGGTCGGCGTCAACGCCCGCGACCTGCGCACCCTCCAGGTGGACCGCGGCGTCTTCGCCCAGGTGGTCGACGTCCTGCCGAAGGGCGTCCTGCGGGTCGCGGAGTCAGGGGTCCGCGGTCCCCACGACGTCCTCGACTACGCCCGTGCCGGCGCCGACGCCGTCCTGGTAGGGGAGGCGCTGGTCACCCAGGGCAACCCGCGCCAGGCCGTCGCGGACATGGTCGCCGCCGGGTCGCACCCCTCCCTGCGGGCGGTGCGCCGATGA
- a CDS encoding FKBP-type peptidyl-prolyl cis-trans isomerase: MERSTRTQTTLRARAAALVAAFVALVMLAGCGDQDSPNEEETVDAVAVSGQFGSVPVVTFTPPLPLADSSVDVLIEGEGRELAEGEPMLLSLTAYDGEDGELVEDREVGVAQTLTLSREDVGEDLFPVLVGAQEGSRLLLRQPITEDDVDRMLLLVVDVLYTRARGEAVEPREGLPTVSLADDGAPSISLPEGEPPTALVVQPLIRGDGAQVRRGQSVTLQYTGVAWESGTDYDSTWAQGKVPQTIAIDEVFPGLRDGLVDQHVGSQVLLVIPPGLAQGTETLVLVVDILATSGGDEDAVVQESPEATEEPSEETEPASEDPAEETEPAEDTTEPAAEETTG; this comes from the coding sequence GTGGAGCGCAGCACCCGGACCCAGACCACCCTCCGCGCCCGAGCCGCCGCGCTGGTCGCGGCGTTCGTCGCGCTCGTGATGCTCGCCGGCTGCGGGGACCAGGACAGCCCGAACGAGGAGGAGACCGTCGACGCGGTCGCCGTCTCCGGGCAGTTCGGCTCGGTGCCCGTGGTGACCTTCACCCCGCCGCTGCCGCTCGCGGACTCCTCGGTCGACGTGCTCATCGAGGGCGAGGGCCGCGAGCTCGCCGAGGGCGAGCCCATGCTCCTGAGCCTGACGGCCTACGACGGCGAGGACGGCGAGCTCGTCGAGGACCGTGAGGTGGGCGTGGCGCAGACCCTCACGCTCAGCCGCGAGGACGTCGGCGAGGACCTCTTCCCGGTCCTCGTGGGCGCCCAGGAGGGCAGCCGGCTGCTGCTGCGCCAGCCCATCACCGAGGACGACGTCGACCGGATGCTGCTCCTCGTCGTCGACGTGCTCTACACCCGGGCCCGCGGCGAGGCGGTCGAGCCGCGCGAGGGCCTGCCCACCGTGAGCCTGGCCGACGACGGCGCGCCGTCGATCAGCCTGCCCGAGGGTGAACCCCCCACCGCGCTGGTGGTCCAGCCGCTCATCCGCGGCGACGGCGCCCAGGTGCGGCGCGGCCAGAGCGTGACCCTGCAGTACACCGGCGTGGCGTGGGAGTCCGGCACGGACTACGACTCCACGTGGGCGCAGGGCAAGGTCCCCCAGACGATCGCCATCGACGAGGTCTTCCCGGGCCTGCGCGACGGCCTGGTCGACCAGCACGTCGGGTCCCAGGTCCTGCTGGTCATCCCGCCCGGCCTGGCGCAGGGCACCGAGACCCTGGTCCTCGTGGTGGACATCCTCGCCACCTCCGGCGGCGACGAGGACGCCGTGGTCCAGGAGTCCCCGGAGGCCACGGAGGAGCCGTCCGAGGAGACGGAGCCGGCGTCGGAGGACCCGGCCGAGGAGACCGAGCCGGCCGAGGACACGACGGAGCCGGCCGCCGAGGAGACGACCGGCTGA
- a CDS encoding rhodanese-like domain-containing protein: MQRFSRSIPSLAAATVAALLLASCGTDDAGSADPGSVSVEQLQGKVDPAAAAEVIEAGNHTVIDVRTPAEFAEGHVDGAENIDVQSPDFADRIAELDPDGAYVVYCRSGNRSAAAYQAMQDAGFTSVVDAGGFDALVGAGVATS; the protein is encoded by the coding sequence ATGCAGAGATTCTCCCGCAGCATCCCCTCCCTCGCGGCCGCCACGGTCGCCGCCCTGCTCCTCGCCTCGTGCGGCACGGACGACGCCGGCTCGGCCGACCCCGGCAGCGTCTCGGTCGAGCAGCTCCAGGGCAAGGTCGACCCCGCCGCCGCCGCCGAGGTCATCGAGGCCGGCAACCACACGGTCATCGACGTGCGCACGCCCGCGGAGTTCGCGGAGGGCCACGTCGACGGCGCGGAGAACATCGACGTGCAGTCGCCCGACTTCGCCGACCGGATCGCCGAGCTCGACCCCGACGGCGCCTACGTCGTGTACTGCCGCAGCGGCAACCGCTCGGCCGCGGCCTACCAGGCCATGCAGGACGCCGGGTTCACCTCGGTCGTCGACGCCGGCGGGTTCGACGCCCTCGTCGGCGCGGGCGTCGCCACGTCCTGA
- a CDS encoding anthranilate synthase component I, which translates to MSAPDAAAPSEVAAAPTEVSVDWGQTWPDLPTFRAMAADRRVVPVVRRLLADDVTPVGLYRQLAGSRPGTFILESAEHDGAWSRWSFVGVASRAVLTARGGHARWSGDVPVGIPAEGPVLEVLAATLEALRTPALPGLPPLTGGLVGALGWDVLREWEPNLRALAPREHTTPDVALCLATDMAAVDHHDGSVWLIANAVNFDDTDERVDAAHADAVARLDAMTDALLRPAPAMAAVHVGTAAPDLRFRTSRPDFENAVLAAKEAIRDGEVFQVVLSQRLDIDCTAAPLDVYRVLRTINPSPYMYYLQLPADEGGGSDGDGGDGGAPGGAGTFAVVGSSPETLVHVQDGDVTTFPIAGSRPRGATPGEDRALAEELLADPKELSEHVMLVDLARNDLAKVCRPETVEVVELMEVKRFSHIMHISSTVVGRQRDGVSALDCLVATFPAGTLSGAPKPRAIELIDTLEPARRGIYGGVVGYFDLAGNADLAIAIRTAVIAGGQASVQAGAGIVADSVPATEYEETRNKAAAAVRAVQLAAGLRPAAGRP; encoded by the coding sequence GTGAGCGCCCCCGACGCCGCGGCCCCCTCGGAGGTCGCTGCGGCCCCCACGGAGGTCTCGGTCGACTGGGGCCAGACCTGGCCGGACCTGCCCACGTTCCGGGCCATGGCCGCGGACCGCCGGGTCGTGCCCGTGGTGCGCCGCCTTCTCGCCGACGACGTCACGCCCGTGGGCCTGTACCGCCAGCTCGCGGGCTCGCGCCCGGGCACCTTCATCCTCGAGTCCGCCGAGCACGACGGCGCCTGGTCGCGCTGGTCGTTCGTCGGAGTGGCCTCCCGCGCCGTGCTCACCGCCCGCGGCGGCCACGCCCGGTGGAGCGGCGACGTGCCCGTCGGCATCCCGGCCGAGGGGCCCGTGCTGGAGGTCCTCGCGGCGACCCTCGAGGCGCTGCGCACCCCCGCCCTGCCCGGCCTGCCGCCGCTGACGGGCGGGCTCGTCGGTGCGCTGGGCTGGGACGTGCTGCGGGAGTGGGAGCCGAACCTGCGCGCACTCGCTCCTCGCGAGCACACCACCCCCGACGTCGCGCTGTGCCTGGCCACCGACATGGCCGCCGTCGACCACCACGACGGGTCCGTCTGGCTCATCGCCAACGCGGTGAACTTCGACGACACGGATGAGCGCGTCGACGCCGCGCACGCCGACGCCGTCGCCCGGCTCGACGCGATGACCGACGCGCTCCTGCGCCCGGCGCCCGCCATGGCCGCCGTGCACGTGGGCACCGCGGCGCCCGACCTGCGCTTCCGCACGTCCCGGCCCGACTTCGAGAACGCCGTCCTGGCGGCAAAGGAGGCCATCCGGGACGGCGAGGTCTTCCAGGTGGTGCTCTCCCAGCGCCTCGACATCGACTGCACGGCGGCCCCCCTGGACGTCTACCGCGTCCTGCGCACCATCAACCCCAGCCCGTACATGTACTACCTCCAGCTGCCCGCGGACGAGGGCGGCGGCAGCGACGGCGATGGCGGCGATGGCGGTGCCCCGGGCGGGGCGGGCACGTTCGCCGTCGTCGGCTCCAGCCCCGAGACGCTCGTCCACGTCCAGGACGGCGACGTCACGACGTTCCCCATCGCCGGGTCCCGCCCGCGCGGGGCGACACCGGGGGAGGACCGGGCCCTGGCCGAGGAGCTCCTCGCCGACCCCAAGGAGCTCTCCGAGCACGTCATGCTCGTCGACCTCGCGCGCAACGACCTGGCCAAGGTGTGCCGGCCCGAGACGGTCGAGGTGGTCGAGCTCATGGAGGTCAAGCGCTTCAGCCACATCATGCACATCTCCTCCACGGTGGTCGGGCGTCAGCGCGACGGCGTCAGCGCCCTGGACTGCCTCGTCGCGACGTTCCCCGCGGGCACCCTGTCGGGGGCGCCCAAGCCACGGGCGATCGAGCTCATCGACACCCTCGAGCCGGCCCGCCGCGGCATCTACGGAGGGGTGGTGGGCTACTTCGACCTCGCCGGCAACGCCGACCTGGCCATCGCGATCCGCACCGCCGTCATCGCCGGCGGCCAGGCCTCGGTCCAGGCCGGGGCGGGCATCGTGGCCGACTCCGTGCCGGCCACCGAGTACGAGGAGACGAGGAACAAGGCCGCGGCCGCCGTCCGGGCGGTCCAGCTCGCCGCCGGCCTGCGGCCCGCGGCGGGCCGGCCGTGA
- a CDS encoding Trp biosynthesis-associated membrane protein, which produces MTARPARRRVVLATLVVVVLLLAVTSATWVSGTAPTVIGTETVSVAGTSAAPAVTAAALVMGAAALAVAIGRRVAVMLGGLALLGAAVMVVVAVAGLLADPAGPLLGAAAQVSGVRVLEGEPALAPWPYVAALLGAGAGVAGVVAVLSAGRWQHAGRRFERAGAAAPGATTGAPMASSPDPATTAPGESTTRPAGATGLAVGTVATPESDARTRAMDDWDALGRGEDPSRDQAP; this is translated from the coding sequence GTGACCGCCCGGCCGGCGAGGCGCCGCGTCGTCCTGGCCACGCTCGTCGTCGTCGTGCTCCTCCTGGCCGTCACCTCGGCCACGTGGGTGAGCGGGACGGCCCCCACGGTGATCGGGACCGAGACGGTCTCGGTGGCCGGGACGTCCGCGGCCCCGGCGGTGACCGCGGCCGCGCTCGTCATGGGCGCGGCCGCGCTGGCCGTCGCCATCGGCCGGCGCGTCGCCGTCATGCTCGGCGGGCTGGCGCTCCTGGGGGCTGCCGTCATGGTCGTCGTCGCCGTCGCCGGGCTCCTCGCGGACCCCGCCGGGCCGCTCCTCGGGGCCGCGGCGCAGGTCAGCGGGGTCCGGGTCCTCGAGGGCGAGCCCGCCCTGGCGCCGTGGCCGTACGTGGCCGCACTCCTGGGCGCCGGCGCCGGCGTCGCGGGAGTGGTGGCGGTCCTCTCCGCCGGGCGGTGGCAGCACGCCGGGCGTCGTTTCGAGCGGGCCGGTGCGGCCGCGCCCGGGGCCACCACGGGTGCGCCGATGGCGTCGTCACCGGACCCGGCCACGACGGCGCCGGGGGAGTCGACCACCCGGCCGGCCGGGGCGACGGGTCTCGCTGTCGGCACGGTCGCCACGCCGGAGAGCGATGCCCGCACCCGCGCCATGGACGACTGGGACGCCCTCGGCCGCGGCGAGGACCCCTCGCGCGACCAGGCACCGTGA
- a CDS encoding ABC transporter ATP-binding protein — MPVIDHPRPGDGAADDPGGTAGEAANVDTDDLRTPHPYALPGGTLRRSLVLIGRGLADSRRTSTVAVVAAAVYGVGTVASGWLLGRVTDQVVAPAVAERSLDAGQVWAAGGALLVVGLLTAAAVALRRIYAGWAAYEIQAAHRLRVTRQYLRLPMSWHRRHPTGRLLSNANADAEAASGVFVPLPFALGVVVMMLVASVAMFLADPWLGAIGVSVLPLVVLANAVYRRRMAPAVTRSQRLRAAVSDVAHESFEAALLVKSLGTAEREERRFAAVTEDLREANVAMGRVRAVFDPVIELLPSAATLAVIAAGAWRVQEGAAATGDVVTVAYLLTVMTMPIRSIGFVLGEVPRSLVGHDRIARVVDATGTLTGGRAVLGGRGGLEVRVEDVTFTVPARLAKDPDGAPAGRPGRDPGTVDLLSGVSLRVAPRATVALVGATGAGKSTLAALVARLMDPTAGRVLLGGHDVRELDPAARTAAVALVSQSTFVFDDTVRGNVTLDDGDRFDDDDVWAALRTARAEDFVRALPAGLDTVVGERGATLSGGQRQRLAIARALVRRPRLLVLDDATSAVDPVVEQEILAGLGAGEGGTSVLLVAYRTSTIALADEVVHLDAGRVVDAGTHAELAERDPGYRELVTAYAVRTAEREAARAGRAGGGDR, encoded by the coding sequence GTGCCCGTGATCGACCACCCGCGGCCCGGCGACGGCGCCGCCGACGACCCCGGCGGCACCGCCGGCGAGGCGGCGAACGTGGACACCGACGACCTGCGCACCCCGCACCCGTACGCCCTGCCGGGCGGCACCCTGCGCCGCAGCCTCGTCCTCATCGGCCGCGGGCTGGCGGACTCCCGGCGGACCTCGACCGTCGCGGTCGTGGCCGCCGCCGTGTACGGCGTCGGCACGGTCGCGTCCGGGTGGCTGCTCGGCCGGGTCACCGACCAGGTCGTCGCCCCCGCCGTCGCGGAGCGCTCCCTCGACGCCGGCCAGGTCTGGGCCGCCGGGGGCGCGCTGCTCGTCGTCGGCCTGCTCACCGCCGCCGCCGTGGCGCTGCGCCGGATCTACGCCGGGTGGGCGGCGTACGAGATCCAGGCCGCGCACCGGCTGCGCGTGACCCGCCAGTACCTGCGCCTGCCCATGAGCTGGCACCGCCGCCACCCCACCGGGCGGCTCCTCTCCAACGCCAACGCCGACGCCGAGGCCGCCTCCGGCGTGTTCGTGCCGCTGCCCTTCGCCCTCGGCGTGGTCGTGATGATGCTCGTCGCCTCGGTGGCGATGTTCCTCGCCGACCCCTGGCTCGGCGCCATCGGCGTGAGCGTCCTGCCGCTGGTCGTGCTCGCCAACGCCGTCTACCGCCGCCGCATGGCGCCGGCCGTCACCCGCTCCCAGCGGCTGCGGGCCGCCGTCTCCGACGTCGCGCACGAGAGCTTCGAGGCGGCCCTGCTCGTGAAGTCCCTCGGCACCGCCGAGCGGGAGGAGCGCCGCTTCGCCGCCGTCACCGAGGACCTGCGCGAGGCCAACGTGGCGATGGGCCGCGTCCGGGCGGTGTTCGACCCCGTCATCGAGCTCCTGCCCTCCGCCGCCACCCTGGCCGTCATCGCGGCAGGCGCGTGGCGCGTGCAGGAGGGTGCCGCGGCCACCGGCGACGTCGTCACGGTCGCCTACCTCCTCACCGTCATGACGATGCCGATCCGCTCCATCGGCTTCGTCCTGGGGGAGGTCCCGCGCTCGCTCGTGGGTCACGACCGCATCGCCCGCGTCGTCGACGCCACCGGCACCCTCACCGGCGGCCGGGCGGTCCTCGGCGGCCGGGGCGGCCTAGAGGTGCGCGTGGAGGACGTCACCTTCACCGTCCCGGCCCGCCTGGCCAAGGACCCCGACGGCGCCCCGGCCGGCCGGCCGGGCCGCGACCCCGGCACGGTGGACCTGCTCTCCGGGGTCTCGCTCCGGGTGGCACCGCGCGCCACGGTGGCCCTCGTCGGCGCCACCGGGGCAGGCAAGTCGACCCTCGCGGCGCTCGTCGCCCGCCTCATGGACCCCACCGCCGGGCGGGTGCTCCTGGGCGGGCACGACGTGCGCGAGCTCGACCCCGCCGCGCGCACCGCCGCCGTCGCCCTGGTGAGCCAGTCCACGTTCGTCTTCGACGACACCGTCCGCGGCAACGTCACCCTCGACGACGGCGACCGCTTCGACGACGACGACGTCTGGGCCGCGCTGCGCACCGCCCGCGCCGAGGACTTCGTCCGCGCCCTGCCCGCCGGTCTCGACACCGTCGTGGGCGAGCGCGGCGCGACGCTCTCCGGCGGGCAGCGCCAGCGCCTGGCGATCGCCCGGGCACTCGTCCGGCGGCCCCGGCTCCTCGTGCTCGACGACGCCACCTCCGCCGTCGACCCGGTCGTCGAGCAGGAGATCCTCGCCGGCCTCGGCGCCGGGGAGGGCGGCACCTCCGTGCTGCTCGTGGCCTACCGGACCTCGACGATCGCCCTGGCCGACGAGGTCGTCCACCTCGACGCCGGGCGGGTCGTCGACGCCGGCACCCACGCCGAGCTGGCCGAGCGGGACCCGGGCTACCGCGAGCTCGTCACCGCCTACGCGGTGCGCACCGCCGAGCGGGAGGCCGCCCGGGCCGGGCGCGCCGGGGGAGGGGACCGATGA
- the hisF gene encoding imidazole glycerol phosphate synthase subunit HisF → MSVAVRVIPCLDVAGGRVVKGVNFQGLRDAGDPVELARRYDAEGADEITFLDVSASAEARHTTMEVVSRTAEEVFVPLTVGGGVRSVADVDRLLKAGADKVGINTAAIARPELITEVAERFGNQVVVLSVDARRVTGETRTPSGYEVTTHGGRVGTGIDAVEWALRGAELGAGEILLNSMDADGTKDGYDLTMLADVRPGLHVPLIASGGAGKVEDFTGAALAGADAVLAASVFHFRTLTIGEVKDHMRAAGVTVR, encoded by the coding sequence ATGTCGGTCGCGGTGCGCGTGATCCCCTGCCTGGACGTGGCGGGCGGTCGCGTCGTCAAGGGCGTGAACTTCCAGGGGCTGCGCGATGCCGGGGACCCGGTCGAGCTGGCGCGCCGCTACGACGCCGAGGGCGCCGACGAGATCACCTTCCTCGACGTCTCCGCCTCCGCCGAGGCCCGCCACACCACGATGGAGGTCGTCTCGCGCACCGCCGAGGAGGTCTTCGTGCCCCTCACCGTCGGTGGCGGGGTGCGCTCGGTCGCCGACGTCGACCGCCTCCTCAAGGCCGGCGCCGACAAGGTGGGCATCAACACCGCCGCGATCGCCCGGCCCGAGCTCATCACCGAGGTCGCCGAGCGGTTCGGCAACCAGGTCGTCGTGCTGTCCGTCGACGCGCGCCGGGTCACCGGCGAGACCCGCACGCCGTCGGGGTACGAGGTCACCACCCACGGCGGCCGGGTCGGCACCGGCATCGACGCGGTGGAGTGGGCGCTGCGCGGGGCCGAGCTCGGTGCCGGCGAGATCCTCCTCAACTCCATGGACGCCGACGGCACGAAGGACGGCTACGACCTGACGATGCTCGCCGACGTCCGTCCCGGGCTGCACGTCCCGCTCATCGCCTCCGGCGGGGCGGGCAAGGTCGAGGACTTCACCGGGGCGGCGCTCGCCGGGGCCGACGCCGTGCTGGCGGCATCGGTCTTCCACTTCCGCACCCTCACGATCGGCGAGGTCAAGGACCACATGCGCGCGGCGGGCGTCACCGTCCGCTGA
- a CDS encoding HGxxPAAW family protein: protein MPQIPATEPYTLPSAAPYSNHGRTPAAWVMTWGVSLAFLVGGLSLMIEADWLTIVALVIGVGAVVVSVVMRGMGLGQPAPPPARERERDWYSD, encoded by the coding sequence ATGCCGCAGATTCCCGCGACCGAGCCCTACACGCTGCCGTCCGCGGCGCCCTACTCCAACCACGGGCGCACCCCCGCCGCATGGGTCATGACCTGGGGGGTCAGCCTCGCGTTCCTGGTGGGCGGGCTGAGCCTCATGATCGAGGCCGACTGGCTCACGATCGTCGCCCTGGTGATCGGGGTGGGGGCGGTCGTGGTCTCGGTGGTCATGCGCGGCATGGGGCTGGGCCAGCCCGCGCCGCCGCCCGCCCGCGAGCGTGAGCGGGACTGGTACAGCGACTGA
- a CDS encoding ABC transporter ATP-binding protein has protein sequence MSAISAASDLGVVATVRRGLQLSPAMTDGIATTLLLAVVATAGRVVVPVVLQQATDHGILADGGPDVARVAWLAVAGLVVLLLTGQVSAAVNVRLYRTSERGLAQLRVATFRHVHDLSTLTQFAEKRGSLVSRVTSDVDTVSLFVQRGGLMLVLNAGQLLLAGAAMLVYSWQLALLVWVCFLPMVLLAPRAQKRVSAAYGRVRVRVGAMLSAISESVVGAETIRAFGAAGRTQRRIDAAVREHREEAVRAQTYVAIAFSTGVVLAAVALAAVVVAGTYLGAAGDLTIGEVLAFLFLVQMFTGPVQNATEMLNELQNAVAGWRRVIAVLETPVDVTDPADPLPPRSRHATRPAPGDAPTPGVVHESAGAPAVPAPDGAHRAARVEFRGVRYAYPGGPEVLHGVDLAIEPGTQVAVVGRTGSGKTTLAKLLVRLMDPTAGEVLLDGADLRRLTLRDLRSRVVLVPQEGFLLDASIGENIAYGAVDHPAEEVEAAVAALGLDGWVASLPAGLDTPVGQRGESLSAGERQLVALARASLADADLLVLDEATSAVDPATETRIARALDRLTAGRTSVTIAHRLSTAEAADLVVVVEDGHLAGVGSHEALLAAGGPYARMHASWVAQTR, from the coding sequence ATGAGCGCGATCTCCGCCGCGTCCGACCTCGGGGTCGTCGCCACCGTCCGCCGGGGCCTGCAGCTCTCGCCGGCGATGACCGACGGCATCGCCACCACGCTGCTGCTCGCCGTCGTCGCCACCGCCGGACGCGTCGTCGTCCCGGTGGTCCTCCAGCAGGCCACCGACCACGGGATCCTCGCCGACGGCGGGCCCGACGTCGCCCGGGTGGCGTGGCTCGCCGTAGCCGGCCTCGTGGTGCTGCTCCTGACCGGCCAGGTCAGCGCCGCCGTCAACGTCCGGCTCTACCGCACGAGCGAGCGAGGCCTGGCCCAGCTGCGGGTGGCCACCTTCCGTCACGTCCACGACCTGTCCACGCTCACCCAGTTCGCGGAGAAGCGCGGCTCGCTGGTCTCGCGGGTGACCTCCGACGTCGACACGGTCTCCCTCTTCGTCCAGCGGGGCGGGCTCATGCTCGTCCTCAACGCCGGCCAGCTGCTCCTCGCCGGCGCGGCGATGCTGGTGTACTCCTGGCAGCTCGCGCTGCTGGTGTGGGTGTGCTTCCTGCCGATGGTGCTGCTCGCACCGCGCGCGCAGAAGCGGGTCTCCGCCGCCTACGGCCGGGTCCGGGTGCGGGTGGGGGCCATGCTCTCGGCGATCTCGGAGTCCGTGGTCGGGGCGGAGACGATCCGGGCGTTCGGCGCCGCCGGGCGCACCCAGCGCCGCATCGACGCCGCCGTCCGGGAGCACCGCGAGGAGGCCGTGCGCGCCCAGACCTACGTGGCGATCGCCTTCTCCACCGGCGTCGTCCTCGCGGCCGTGGCGCTCGCGGCGGTGGTGGTGGCCGGCACGTACCTCGGCGCCGCCGGGGACCTCACGATCGGGGAGGTGCTCGCGTTCCTCTTCCTCGTGCAGATGTTCACCGGGCCCGTGCAGAACGCGACCGAGATGCTCAACGAGCTCCAGAACGCCGTGGCCGGCTGGCGACGCGTCATCGCCGTCCTCGAGACGCCCGTCGACGTCACCGACCCGGCCGACCCGCTGCCGCCGCGCAGCCGGCACGCCACCCGCCCGGCGCCGGGCGACGCCCCCACGCCGGGCGTCGTCCACGAATCGGCCGGCGCTCCGGCGGTGCCGGCGCCGGACGGCGCGCACCGGGCGGCCCGGGTGGAGTTCCGGGGCGTGCGCTACGCCTACCCCGGCGGCCCCGAGGTGCTCCACGGCGTCGACCTCGCGATCGAGCCCGGCACCCAGGTCGCCGTCGTCGGGCGGACCGGGTCGGGCAAGACCACCCTCGCCAAGCTCCTCGTCCGGCTCATGGACCCCACCGCCGGCGAGGTCCTCCTCGACGGCGCGGACCTGCGCCGCCTCACCCTGCGGGACCTGCGCTCCCGGGTGGTGCTCGTGCCCCAGGAGGGCTTCCTCCTCGACGCCTCCATCGGGGAGAACATCGCCTACGGCGCGGTGGACCACCCCGCCGAGGAGGTCGAGGCCGCCGTCGCCGCCCTCGGCCTGGACGGGTGGGTGGCGAGCCTGCCCGCCGGGCTCGACACCCCGGTCGGTCAGCGCGGGGAGTCGCTCTCGGCGGGTGAGCGCCAGCTCGTGGCCCTGGCCCGCGCGTCGCTCGCCGACGCCGACCTCCTCGTCCTGGACGAGGCCACCTCCGCCGTCGACCCGGCCACCGAGACCCGGATCGCCCGGGCGCTGGACCGCCTCACCGCGGGCCGGACGTCGGTGACCATCGCCCACCGCCTCTCCACCGCCGAGGCCGCCGACCTCGTCGTCGTCGTCGAGGACGGGCACCTCGCCGGGGTGGGCAGCCACGAGGCGCTCCTCGCCGCGGGCGGGCCGTACGCGCGGATGCACGCCTCCTGGGTGGCGCAGACGCGCTGA